A window of the Gossypium hirsutum isolate 1008001.06 chromosome A03, Gossypium_hirsutum_v2.1, whole genome shotgun sequence genome harbors these coding sequences:
- the LOC107886328 gene encoding probable methyltransferase At1g27930 produces MKREETTKNRHFLADKRWFMPITIAGFIAGTILISSFIKTADYSILCSLAKTRSITVEEYSASPVQLQAIIHYATSSIVPQQNFKEISVTFDVLKKRSPCNFLVFGLGYDSLMWTSLNPNGNTIFLEEDPKWVQSVLKDAPILHARAVKYHTELKEADDLLIHYRSEPSCYPSKAYLRGNEKCRLALTGFPDEFYDTEWDLIMIDAPRGYFPEAPGRMAAIFSAAVMARNRKGPGVTHVFLHDVNRRVEKVFAEEFLCRKYLVNSEGRLWHFEIPPASNTSSDDSAGYC; encoded by the coding sequence ATGAAAAGAGAAGAGACTACAAAGAATCGGCATTTCCTCGCCGATAAAAGATGGTTTATGCCTATTACCATAGCTGGCTTTATTGCCGGGACGATACTTATCTCGAGCTTCATAAAAACCGCCGATTACTCCATACTATGTTCGCTCGCCAAAACCAGATCCATAACCGTAGAGGAATACTCCGCCTCGCCGGTCCAACTCCAAGCTATCATCCACTATGCCACTTCATCAATAGTCCCGCAGcagaacttcaaggagatctcCGTAACCTTTGACGTACTCAAGAAACGCTCTCCTTGTAATTTCCTCGTCTTTGGGCTTGGCTACGACTCCCTCATGTGGACCTCCCTCAATCCCAATGGCAACACTATTTTCCTGGAAGAGGATCCCAAATGGGTTCAGTCTGTGCTCAAAGACGCCCCAATCCTCCACGCTCGCGCGGTAAAGTACCATACGGAGCTTAAGGAAGCTGACGATCTACTCATCCATTATCGATCGGAACCGAGCTGTTACCCGTCGAAAGCTTACTTACGCGGAAATGAAAAGTGCAGGCTTGCGTTAACGGGGTTTCCCGATGAGTTTTACGATACTGAGTGGGATTTGATAATGATCGATGCTCCTCGTGGATACTTCCCGGAGGCACCAGGGAGGATGGCGGCGATATTCTCGGCGGCTGTGATGGCGAGGAACAGGAAAGGACCGGGTGTGACGCACGTGTTCTTGCACGATGTTAATCGGCGAGTGGAGAAAGTTTTCGCCGAGGAATTTTTGTGCCGGAAGTACTTGGTGAACAGCGAGGGGAGACTTTGGCATTTCGAGATTCCACCAGCTTCGAACACTAGCAGCGATGACAGTGCCGGGTATTGCTAA